AAAGACGTAAAAATAGCCTATGCCCCCGACGAAGCCGGCAATGCCGGTTATGGTTTCGGCGAGTGGGTATTGAAAGCGTCCGGCCCGCAAAACCCAACACCGGCAGTAAGTAGTCCGGGTTTATTTGGCAGTTTCCCCTGGGTAAACAACGATAAGCATTATGCGGCTTTTATGATGTGTTTTTACATTAAAAACGATGGGAGGCACGAAAGGTATTACGAATTGAAACATTTGGTGGATGAGGCGTTGTAAGGAGTAATGAATCAGCGCCGAAAGACTTACGAAGTTTTAAAAACTTCGTAAGTCTGTTTTTTTTTAGGAGTTAAAACGTCGCGACAGTTATACTTTTTGCTAACTCCTATCCGGTGCAAAAGCTTCAATATTAATGCTGGTTTTTGTGCCCGAAATCACTTCCTGTACTAATAACCCTGTAGCGGCTCCTAAACTCAGGCCCATCATACCGTGCCCGGTTGCTATAACAAGGTTGCTGAATTTGTTGCTCCTGCCGATATAGGGTAAGCCATCAGCAGATGATGGCCGGAAACCAAACCAGATATCTTTTTCGGCAGGCACGGCCGGTTTCAAGCCTGGAAAATACTTAGGCACCGATTCAACAATGCCTTTTACCCGGTTCATGTTGATACGGCTGTTAATTTTATCCAACTCCATGGTACCGCCATAGCGCAGGCCGCCATTCATCGGGGTGATAGCTACACGTGCTTCTGCCAGCAATGCAGGAATCTGCATGGATGGAACTTCTTCTTTCACATTAAAAGAATAGCCTTTACCCGGCATTAGTAATATTTTAACGCCCAGTAATTTACCTATCGCCGGCGACCAGGAGCCACCCGCAACAATATATTCATCGGCTGTAAATTCTTCATTGTGTGATAAAACCCTGGTTAATTTACCTGCAACGGTTTCAATTTTAGTAACCTCTTTATTTGTAATTAAATTTACCCCCGCGCTCTTGAGGTATTTTACCAGCGCCGCCATCAGCTTATTTGGCGATAGGTGTGCGTCGCAACGGTAATGCACCGCCCCTAATACATCAAGCTCCAGGTTAGGCTGCAGCCTGATACAATCGGTCGGGCTAAGCACTGCCATATCCAAACCCAGTTCACGACCCTTTTCGGCCAGGTGAGCTTCTTCTTCCCCGGCCTTTTCGGTTTTGTAAAACATCAGGATGCCTTTTTCAACAAGGTCGAAGTCAAATTCCGATTCTTTACTCAGATCTTCATAAAGCTTTTTGCTCAGTAAAGAAAGCTCGGTTAAAGGTGTTGCAGACCGCTCTACGTGCCCGGCATTTGCTTTTTGAAGGAATTTTAATCCCCAGGAGATAAGTTGCGGGTTAAACGATGGTTTTACATAAAACGGGCTCTTGCTGTTAAACATCCATTTAATGCCCTGCGAAACCATACCCGGAGTTGCCAACGGAATAAAGTGACTGGGTACTATCATACCCGCGTTACCGAACGAACAGCTATCAGTCAGGTCGCCTTTATCCAGCACGGTAACCTGGTGCCCGGCCTTTTGTAAATAATATGCAGAACTTAAACCTACAATTCCACCACCTATGATCAGCACTTTTGCCATTTTTTATTTTTTATACCGTCATTGCGAGGCACGAAGCAATCCCCTACATGCTAAGTCCCACATTGTTCGGGATTGCTTCGTGCCTCGCAATGACGGTTATTATTCGTATGTGTCATCCTGAGTTTGTCGAAGGGCGCGCAGAAGCCTTTGCCCATGCCCACTATGGTTCGACAGGCTCACCATGACACCCAACTTCTTTTTTTATTATATCACCTGGAAACCATGTGCATACGGGTCGTCATCGTCTATTTTGATGGTGTTGTAACCGTAAACTTTTGCCCAGCCTTCAACACTCGGAATAATGGCATCCAGTTCGCCAATCTTCACCACCTCTTCAACCTTGCCAATGAATTTACTACCAATGATGCTTTCGTGTATAAACGGTTCGCCCACTTTCAGCTTGCCTTTGGCATACCATTGTGCCATACGTGCCGATGTACCGGTGCCGCAAGGCGATCTGTCAATAGCCTTATCGCCATAAAATACAGCATTGCGGGCGGTAGAAGTGCTATCTAATGTTGCGCCTGCCCATAGTATATGGGTACACGTATTTATAGTAGGATCCTGTGGGTGAACAAATTTATATTTTTCGTTAATACGCTTGCGCAATACCTGGCTCCAGGCTATTAGCTGCCCGGCGGTATAATTTTCAAGCCCTGCAAAATTTGGCTGCGGATCAACAATGGCATAGTAATTACCCCCGTAAGAGACATCGATGGTTAGCATACCCAGATCCGGGCACTCTACCTCCAGATTGGTGGCAGCAAGATAGGCTGCCACGTTTCTGAGCTTAACCGAAGTAACTTTTTTTTCTTCCTGTT
The genomic region above belongs to Mucilaginibacter sp. KACC 22773 and contains:
- a CDS encoding NAD(P)/FAD-dependent oxidoreductase, with the protein product MAKVLIIGGGIVGLSSAYYLQKAGHQVTVLDKGDLTDSCSFGNAGMIVPSHFIPLATPGMVSQGIKWMFNSKSPFYVKPSFNPQLISWGLKFLQKANAGHVERSATPLTELSLLSKKLYEDLSKESEFDFDLVEKGILMFYKTEKAGEEEAHLAEKGRELGLDMAVLSPTDCIRLQPNLELDVLGAVHYRCDAHLSPNKLMAALVKYLKSAGVNLITNKEVTKIETVAGKLTRVLSHNEEFTADEYIVAGGSWSPAIGKLLGVKILLMPGKGYSFNVKEEVPSMQIPALLAEARVAITPMNGGLRYGGTMELDKINSRINMNRVKGIVESVPKYFPGLKPAVPAEKDIWFGFRPSSADGLPYIGRSNKFSNLVIATGHGMMGLSLGAATGLLVQEVISGTKTSINIEAFAPDRS
- a CDS encoding 4-hydroxyproline epimerase, which gives rise to MSSKTFFCIDAHTCGNPVRVVAGGGPTLKGDNMSQKRQHFLKEYDWIRTGLMFEPRGHDMMSGSILFPPHDPANDVAVLFIETSGCLPMCGHGTIGTITIAIEEGLIQPKIPGIVRMEAPAGLVLIEYKQEEKKVTSVKLRNVAAYLAATNLEVECPDLGMLTIDVSYGGNYYAIVDPQPNFAGLENYTAGQLIAWSQVLRKRINEKYKFVHPQDPTINTCTHILWAGATLDSTSTARNAVFYGDKAIDRSPCGTGTSARMAQWYAKGKLKVGEPFIHESIIGSKFIGKVEEVVKIGELDAIIPSVEGWAKVYGYNTIKIDDDDPYAHGFQVI